One segment of Erigeron canadensis isolate Cc75 chromosome 2, C_canadensis_v1, whole genome shotgun sequence DNA contains the following:
- the LOC122587307 gene encoding mannose-6-phosphate isomerase 1-like, which produces MVMEMNDPMDLVRLKCSVQTYDWGRIGHDSLVARLFTNNNCDNVEFDENQHYAELWMGTHDSGPSFVVDEKDNVTLKSWILNHPQVLGDGVVVDKWGIDLPYMFKVLSVGRALSMQAHPDKALAGFLHTLKPNVYKDANHKPEMVLAVTEFEALCGFISPEELEAVLENVPEIKEVVDGSYADQDLPVNKQDKEAKDMQFLQSIFIKLMSAESKVVSAAVSKLINRINLEKKMRQLTSKEELALKLENEHPHDIGVIASFLFNHVRLNPGEALYIAPNEPHAYLGGDCVECMATSDNVVRAGLTPKHRDVKILCSMLTYKQGSPEILKGVPLDAYTTRYNPPFEEFEVERCMLDQGASVVFPAVPAPSIFLVLSGQGSMCISSSSPLSTSSSPLLSPSSSSSSSSSSSSSSSPSSLSPLSLPSSLSEDIVRGGDVLFAPANTEIHVSTESELHLYRAGVNHLMFPKVST; this is translated from the exons atGGTGATGGAGATGAACGACCCCATGGATCTGGTGAGGCTAAAATGTTCGGTCCAAACCTACGATTGGGGACGAATCGGTCACGATTCACTTGTTGCTCGTTTATTCACAAACAACAATTGTGATAATGTTGAATTTGATGAAAACCAGCATTATGCTGAGCTTTGGATGGGCACTCATGATTCCGGTCCCTCTTTCGTAGTCGACGAAAAGGACAATGTGACTTTGAAGTCGTGGATTTTGAATCATCCCCAAGTTTTAGGTGATGGTGTTGTTGTTGATAAGTGGGGAATTGACCTCCCTTACATGTTTAAG GTTCTTTCGGTTGGACGGGCATTGTCAATGCAGGCGCATCCTGATAAGGCATTGGCGGGGTTTCTTCATACATTGAAGCCAAATGTGTATAAAGATGCAAATCACAAGCCTGAAATGGTTTTGGCTGTAACGGAATTTGAGGCCTTATGTGGGTTTATTAGCCCCGAG GAGCTTGAAGCTGTGCTTGAAAATGTTCCCGAGATCAAGGAAGTGGTTGATGGTTCATATGCAGACCAAGATTTACCTGTCAACAAGCAAGACAAGGAAGCGAAAGATATGCAATTTCTTCAATCAATATTCATTAAACTCATGTCAGCTGAAAGTAAAGTGGTTTCTGCAGCAGTGTCCAAACTGATCAATCGGATAAATTTGGAAAAGAAG ATGAGGCAGCTAACTAGCAAGGAAGAACTGGCATTGAAGCTTGAAAATGAGCACCCACATGATATCGGGGTCATTGCATCCTTTCTCTTTAATCACGTGAGGTTGAATCCGGGTGAAGCTTTGTATATAGCACCAAATGAACCTCATGCATATTTGGGTGGCGACTGTGTTGAGTGCATGGCAACTTCAGATAATGTTGTGCGCGCTGGTCTTACTCCAAAACACAGGGACGTAAAAATCCTCTGCTCAATGCTCACATACAAGCAG GGGTCCCCAGAAATCTTGAAAGGGGTCCCATTAGATGCGTATACCACCAGATACAACCCTCCTTTTGAGGAATTTGAAGTTGAGCGCTGCATGCTTGACCAAGGTGCATCAGTCGTTTTCCCAGCAGTACCCGCTCCTTCCATTTTCTTAGTCCTTTCGGGACAAGGATCCATGTGCATATCATCATCTTCACCATtgtcaacatcatcatcaccgTTGTTATCACCATCAtcgtcttcatcttcatcatcatcatcatcttcatcatcatcaccatcttcaTTATCGCCATTGTCATTACCATCATCTTTATCGGAAGATATAGTGCGTGGAGGGGATGTTTTATTTGCTCCTGCAAATACAGAGATTCATGTGAGTACAGAATCCGAGTTGCATTTGTATAGAGCTGGAGTTAACCACTTAATGTTTCCAAAAGTGTCGACATAA